The following are from one region of the Halodesulfurarchaeum sp. HSR-GB genome:
- a CDS encoding mechanosensitive ion channel domain-containing protein: MTLLGWATATSLWSDVLGEFLAALRESLPRLFSGLLFVSLAWVVIKSILGVLRRVLDRAYPAEQDMIVDLAIVIIGGLLWFGVLLVLLKILGMGEVAASLGTATGFIALGVAFALKEMIADTVAGVYLLRDPDFNVGDAVETASITGTIVRVDLRKTRIRAASGDLVVVANRDVEKRWTQQADQP; the protein is encoded by the coding sequence ATGACTCTGCTCGGCTGGGCGACAGCCACGTCGCTTTGGAGTGACGTTCTCGGGGAGTTCCTCGCGGCCCTGCGCGAGTCGCTCCCGCGGTTGTTCTCCGGGCTGCTCTTCGTGAGTCTGGCCTGGGTGGTGATCAAATCGATTTTGGGCGTCCTGCGTCGGGTGCTCGATCGGGCATATCCGGCCGAACAGGACATGATCGTGGACCTCGCGATCGTGATCATCGGCGGGTTGCTCTGGTTCGGGGTGCTGCTCGTCCTGTTGAAGATCCTCGGGATGGGCGAGGTCGCGGCCAGCCTGGGGACCGCCACCGGGTTCATCGCACTTGGAGTGGCCTTCGCGCTCAAGGAGATGATCGCTGACACCGTCGCCGGCGTGTATCTCCTCCGGGATCCCGATTTCAACGTCGGGGATGCCGTGGAGACGGCCTCGATCACGGGGACGATCGTCCGGGTCGACCTCCGAAAGACCCGGATTCGAGCTGCGAGCGGGGACCTGGTCGTCGTCGCGAACCGCGATGTCGAAAAGCGCTGGACCCAGCAAGCCGACCAGCCTTAG
- a CDS encoding phosphoglucomutase/phosphomannomutase family protein translates to MEQISFGTSGWRATLDTFTNRRVRMVAQATASHLAAEGAAGEPVAVGYDARESSRGFAEEVARVLAVNGHDVLLPERDVPTPLVAYAIRDRDLAGGLVISASHNPPEYNGIKFFPADAAPAMPEVTADIESRLAPPNPAPEADWGTVREVDFQGPHAEHAMDLLDPDLSGLSIVYDAMHGSGRGVTDQLLEAAGASVRRRRCELDAAFGGTPPEPSPENLAGLAEAVRETGADLGIANDGDADRVAIVTPERGTLDENLFFAATYDYLLESQSGPAVRTVSTTFLIDRVAQAHGEDVIETPVGFKWVAQAMAEHDALMGGEESGGFSIRGHIREKDGVLMGLLAAAVESEQPFDDRLDELRAEHGEIHQDKVSVDCPDAAKTRVIDELAESLPETIADREVESVNPADGVKALLDDGSWLLVRPSGTEPKIRVYAEAESEARVEALLEAGQELVEPLV, encoded by the coding sequence ATGGAGCAGATCTCCTTTGGCACCTCGGGGTGGCGGGCGACCCTGGATACGTTCACGAACCGACGGGTTCGGATGGTCGCCCAGGCGACGGCCAGCCACCTCGCGGCCGAGGGGGCGGCCGGCGAGCCAGTCGCGGTGGGCTATGACGCCCGGGAGAGTTCACGGGGCTTCGCCGAGGAGGTCGCCCGCGTGCTCGCGGTCAATGGCCACGACGTGTTGCTCCCCGAGCGGGACGTCCCGACGCCGCTCGTGGCATACGCCATCAGGGACCGAGACCTGGCCGGCGGACTGGTGATCTCGGCCTCGCACAACCCACCGGAGTACAACGGCATCAAGTTCTTCCCGGCGGACGCCGCCCCCGCGATGCCCGAGGTCACGGCGGACATCGAATCGCGGCTCGCGCCGCCGAACCCGGCCCCGGAGGCGGATTGGGGCACCGTCCGGGAAGTGGACTTCCAGGGCCCCCACGCCGAGCACGCGATGGACCTGCTCGATCCGGACCTCTCGGGGCTCTCGATCGTCTATGACGCCATGCACGGCAGCGGTCGCGGCGTCACCGACCAGTTGCTCGAAGCGGCCGGCGCCAGCGTTCGGCGCCGGCGCTGCGAACTCGACGCGGCGTTCGGCGGGACGCCACCGGAACCCAGTCCCGAGAACCTCGCGGGCCTCGCGGAGGCGGTCAGGGAGACCGGCGCCGACCTGGGAATCGCCAATGACGGTGATGCAGACCGGGTCGCGATCGTCACCCCCGAGCGGGGTACCCTCGACGAGAACCTGTTTTTCGCCGCCACCTACGATTACCTGCTCGAAAGCCAGTCCGGACCCGCCGTTCGAACGGTCTCGACGACCTTCCTGATCGATCGGGTGGCCCAGGCCCACGGCGAGGACGTGATCGAGACGCCGGTCGGATTCAAGTGGGTCGCCCAGGCGATGGCGGAGCACGACGCGCTGATGGGCGGGGAGGAGTCCGGCGGCTTCTCCATCCGGGGCCACATCCGGGAGAAAGACGGGGTGCTGATGGGCCTGCTCGCGGCCGCCGTCGAGTCTGAGCAGCCCTTCGACGACCGGCTCGACGAGTTGCGGGCGGAACACGGCGAAATCCACCAGGACAAGGTGAGCGTGGACTGCCCAGACGCGGCGAAGACCCGGGTGATCGACGAACTGGCCGAGTCCCTCCCGGAGACGATCGCCGACCGCGAGGTCGAGTCGGTCAACCCCGCAGACGGCGTCAAGGCGCTCCTCGACGACGGCTCGTGGCTGCTGGTCCGGCCGAGCGGGACCGAACCCAAAATTAGAGTCTACGCCGAGGCCGAAAGCGAAGCCCGGGTCGAGGCCCTCCTCGAGGCCGGTCAGGAGCTCGTCGAACCGCTCGTCTAG
- a CDS encoding DUF1931 family protein: MADLIVKAAVKEALDDKNVSSDFYDALDERVDDLLADAARRAEENGRKTVQPRDL; encoded by the coding sequence ATGGCAGATCTGATCGTCAAAGCCGCCGTGAAGGAAGCACTCGACGACAAAAACGTATCCTCTGACTTCTACGACGCGCTCGACGAGCGTGTCGACGACCTCCTCGCCGACGCCGCCCGTCGCGCCGAGGAGAACGGTCGAAAGACGGTGCAGCCGCGCGACCTGTAA
- the rpiA gene encoding ribose-5-phosphate isomerase RpiA, whose product MSDGGTRAARKRRAGERAVEMVTAGDVVGLGTGSTAAYAIEALGEAVEQGLEIEGIPTSYQSRALALEAGIPLTALDAVDGIDIAIDGADQVVEGQLIKGGGAAHAQEKIVDAAADRFVVVVDDGKLAAELTHPVPVEVVPEARPTAMAAISDLGGEPTLRDAGRKDGPVITQHGNVVLDVDFGRISDPAALGASLASVPGVLEHGLFVDLADEIVVGGPDAVRVLETN is encoded by the coding sequence ATGAGCGACGGGGGTACCAGGGCCGCGCGGAAGCGACGGGCCGGCGAGCGAGCGGTAGAAATGGTCACGGCGGGTGACGTGGTTGGACTGGGGACCGGAAGCACCGCAGCCTACGCGATCGAAGCCCTTGGCGAGGCGGTCGAGCAGGGCCTGGAAATAGAGGGAATCCCGACCTCCTATCAGTCCCGGGCACTCGCACTCGAGGCGGGCATCCCGCTAACGGCCCTGGACGCCGTCGACGGCATCGACATTGCCATCGACGGGGCAGACCAGGTGGTCGAGGGGCAGTTGATCAAGGGCGGCGGGGCCGCACACGCCCAGGAGAAGATCGTCGACGCGGCGGCCGACCGGTTCGTGGTGGTCGTCGACGACGGCAAACTGGCCGCCGAACTCACCCATCCAGTCCCCGTAGAAGTAGTCCCCGAAGCCCGGCCCACGGCGATGGCCGCGATCAGTGACCTGGGCGGCGAGCCAACCCTCCGGGACGCGGGCCGGAAGGACGGACCCGTGATCACACAGCACGGGAACGTCGTTCTCGACGTTGATTTCGGCCGAATTTCGGACCCAGCGGCGCTGGGAGCCTCGCTCGCTTCGGTGCCGGGCGTGCTAGAGCACGGACTGTTCGTCGATCTCGCGGACGAAATCGTCGTGGGCGGACCCGACGCTGTGCGGGTCCTCGAAACGAACTGA
- a CDS encoding protein sorting system archaetidylserine decarboxylase has translation MDLAPGTWRLAAPLLALGGLGLLFAPIWGLLGLILGGFVVWFHRDPDRDPPDSGLLSPADGTVTVLRTEDDRVRVGVFMNVTDVHVNRSPIAGEITSVEHVPGGHWPAFSKEAERNERLHVDYEDLRVTLIAGTVARRIHPHVEPGTVVSRGERISHVSFGSRADVLLPPRFEMADVTVETGETVRAGESVLADDPRH, from the coding sequence ATGGATCTGGCCCCCGGCACCTGGCGACTCGCCGCGCCGCTTTTGGCTCTCGGCGGGCTCGGGCTCCTTTTCGCCCCGATCTGGGGGCTTCTCGGACTGATACTCGGCGGGTTCGTCGTCTGGTTCCACCGCGACCCGGACCGGGATCCCCCTGATTCGGGCCTCCTGTCGCCGGCCGATGGCACGGTGACGGTGCTCCGTACGGAGGACGATCGGGTTCGCGTGGGCGTGTTCATGAACGTCACTGACGTGCACGTGAACCGGTCGCCGATCGCCGGAGAGATCACCAGCGTCGAACACGTTCCCGGGGGGCACTGGCCGGCGTTCTCGAAGGAGGCAGAGCGAAACGAGCGGCTCCACGTCGACTACGAGGACCTGCGTGTAACACTCATCGCCGGCACCGTGGCCCGGCGGATTCACCCCCACGTCGAGCCCGGGACCGTGGTCTCCCGGGGCGAGCGGATCAGTCACGTCTCCTTCGGAAGCCGGGCCGACGTGCTGCTGCCACCGCGATTCGAGATGGCTGATGTCACCGTCGAGACGGGCGAGACGGTTCGGGCCGGGGAGTCCGTGCTGGCCGACGACCCCCGGCACTGA
- the priL gene encoding DNA primase regulatory subunit PriL — translation MDAYHARYPFLRAARAAVEEAGVDLSELVRTDDAVVDRARERVERALTDREIGPASRSTRVELLSYPVARVIASLVDANIVRQRYAEAEATAARERFQADFADSEEINSVGAPSLDRETLLREFDLKSAVRRADGGFEMAVSDYLTYAASLRPSKWRLSTRVLADGWVSITADELDRLLQQAVETRVESGLPLSVPDSIATELAAAVTAIEHTLSELDLTREIDTVVPELFPPCMQHLLDRVQSGEHLAHHSRFAITSFLTNIGLQTDEIVELYRTNPGFGEEMTRYQTDHIRGDSSPTEYTAPACATMVAYGDCVNPDDLCDAISHPLSYYEVKLDDEAEDHTDWRERAEAED, via the coding sequence ATGGACGCCTACCACGCCCGTTATCCGTTCCTCCGGGCGGCCAGAGCGGCCGTCGAGGAGGCCGGCGTGGACCTCTCGGAGCTTGTCCGGACCGACGACGCAGTTGTCGATCGGGCCCGCGAGCGCGTCGAACGGGCGCTCACGGATCGGGAGATCGGCCCGGCGTCCCGATCGACCCGGGTCGAGTTGCTCTCCTATCCCGTCGCCCGCGTGATCGCCTCGCTCGTCGACGCGAACATCGTGAGACAGCGCTACGCCGAGGCGGAGGCCACGGCCGCCCGCGAGCGGTTCCAGGCGGATTTCGCGGATAGCGAGGAGATCAATTCGGTCGGGGCCCCCTCGCTGGACCGGGAGACGCTCCTCCGGGAGTTCGACCTGAAGTCGGCGGTCCGCCGGGCCGACGGGGGATTCGAGATGGCCGTCAGCGACTATCTGACCTACGCGGCGTCGCTCCGCCCGAGCAAGTGGCGACTCTCGACCCGTGTTCTCGCGGACGGCTGGGTTTCGATCACGGCCGACGAACTGGACCGGTTGCTCCAGCAGGCCGTGGAAACGCGAGTCGAGAGCGGCCTCCCGCTGTCGGTCCCCGATTCGATCGCGACGGAGTTGGCCGCGGCCGTCACCGCGATCGAACACACGCTTTCGGAACTGGATCTCACGCGGGAGATCGACACGGTCGTGCCGGAACTGTTCCCGCCCTGTATGCAACACCTGCTCGACCGGGTACAGTCCGGCGAGCACCTCGCCCATCACTCCCGCTTTGCGATCACGTCCTTTCTCACGAACATCGGCCTGCAGACCGACGAGATCGTCGAACTCTATCGGACGAACCCGGGCTTTGGCGAGGAGATGACCCGCTATCAGACCGATCACATCCGGGGTGATTCCAGCCCGACCGAGTACACCGCCCCGGCCTGTGCAACGATGGTCGCCTACGGTGACTGTGTCAATCCCGACGATCTCTGTGATGCGATCTCACACCCGCTCTCCTACTACGAGGTCAAACTCGACGACGAGGCCGAGGACCACACCGACTGGCGCGAACGGGCCGAGGCCGAGGACTAG
- a CDS encoding phosphoribosylglycinamide synthetase C domain-containing protein has protein sequence MDTHNFLFVSADAALITDLAWQVHREGHDVKYYIEAESDREIGNGFVPKTEDWRTEVEWADVIVFDDIWVGSSVGTGALAAELRADGNAVVGGTPNTDRLEDDRGYAMDVLEAHGVSTVEHHSFEDFEAGIQHVLEHPAPYVIKPLGEVQNVKRLLYVGSEDDGSDVVDVLKAYEKAWGHRMKGFQLQRRVEGVEVAICGFFDGERFVDRVNFNFEHKKLFPGNIGPSTGEMGTSMFWAGQNRLFQETLGKLEDWLANEGYVGSIDLNCIVNENGIYPLEFTPRFGYPTIALQEESIESSTGEFFYELAHGNDPEPTVHRGYQVGVRIVLPPFPFDDEQTYDENSRNAAVVFEAGREGIHLEDTKRVDGQWRVAGESGMPLVVTGTGETMQAAREQAYERIDHVLMPNMYYRDDIGERWIDGDGDRLQAWGYLGP, from the coding sequence ATGGACACCCACAACTTCCTCTTCGTCTCGGCCGACGCGGCGCTGATCACCGACCTGGCCTGGCAGGTTCACCGTGAGGGCCACGACGTGAAGTACTACATCGAAGCCGAAAGCGACCGAGAGATCGGTAACGGGTTCGTCCCGAAGACCGAGGACTGGCGCACGGAGGTCGAGTGGGCCGACGTCATCGTTTTCGACGACATCTGGGTCGGTTCGAGTGTCGGGACGGGCGCACTCGCTGCGGAACTCCGTGCGGACGGGAACGCCGTCGTCGGCGGCACGCCGAACACCGACCGACTCGAAGACGATCGGGGTTACGCGATGGACGTGCTCGAAGCACACGGAGTGAGCACCGTCGAACACCACAGTTTCGAGGACTTCGAGGCGGGCATCCAGCACGTTCTGGAGCACCCTGCCCCGTACGTCATCAAACCGCTCGGGGAGGTCCAGAACGTCAAGCGACTTCTCTATGTGGGAAGCGAGGACGACGGGAGTGATGTCGTGGACGTGCTGAAAGCCTACGAGAAGGCCTGGGGCCACCGGATGAAGGGCTTTCAGCTCCAGCGGCGAGTCGAGGGCGTCGAGGTTGCCATCTGTGGCTTTTTCGACGGCGAGCGGTTCGTCGATCGGGTCAACTTCAACTTCGAGCACAAGAAACTCTTCCCGGGCAATATCGGTCCCTCGACCGGCGAGATGGGCACGTCGATGTTCTGGGCCGGGCAGAACAGGCTGTTTCAAGAAACCCTGGGCAAACTCGAGGACTGGCTCGCCAATGAGGGCTATGTTGGCAGCATCGACCTGAACTGCATCGTGAACGAGAACGGGATCTATCCACTGGAGTTCACGCCGCGGTTCGGGTACCCAACGATCGCACTGCAGGAGGAATCGATCGAGTCCTCGACGGGCGAGTTCTTCTACGAGTTGGCTCACGGCAACGACCCCGAGCCGACCGTCCATCGGGGCTACCAGGTCGGCGTTCGGATCGTGTTGCCGCCTTTTCCCTTCGACGACGAGCAGACCTACGACGAGAACTCACGGAACGCGGCCGTGGTCTTCGAGGCGGGTCGCGAGGGGATCCACCTGGAGGATACGAAACGAGTCGACGGTCAGTGGCGGGTCGCTGGCGAGAGTGGCATGCCACTCGTCGTGACCGGCACGGGCGAGACGATGCAGGCGGCCCGCGAGCAGGCCTACGAGCGCATCGATCACGTTTTGATGCCCAATATGTACTACCGGGATGACATCGGCGAGCGTTGGATCGACGGCGACGGCGACCGGCTACAGGCGTGGGGGTATCTGGGTCCGTAA
- a CDS encoding peptidylprolyl isomerase, translating to MGDLSAVLHTTEGDIEIELYDERAPRTVENFVGLATGERTWVDPETETEVEGEPLYDDVPFHRIIGDFMIQTGDPTGTGRGGPGYTFDDEFHDDLRHDEAGTVSMANRGPDTNGSQFFITLAPQPHLDDKHAVFGTVTDGMDVVREIAGAKTDRQDYPKKDILLESVTIEE from the coding sequence ATGGGAGACCTGTCTGCAGTGCTGCACACGACAGAAGGCGACATCGAGATCGAACTCTACGACGAGCGGGCCCCCCGGACCGTGGAGAACTTCGTCGGCCTGGCGACGGGCGAGCGGACCTGGGTCGACCCCGAGACCGAGACGGAGGTCGAGGGCGAACCGCTCTACGACGACGTTCCGTTCCACCGGATCATCGGTGACTTCATGATCCAGACCGGCGATCCGACCGGGACCGGCCGCGGCGGCCCGGGCTACACCTTTGACGATGAGTTCCACGACGACCTGCGCCACGACGAGGCCGGGACCGTCTCGATGGCCAACCGCGGCCCGGACACGAACGGCTCGCAGTTTTTCATCACGCTGGCCCCCCAGCCACACCTCGATGACAAGCACGCCGTCTTCGGGACGGTAACCGACGGGATGGACGTCGTTCGGGAGATCGCCGGCGCGAAGACCGACCGTCAGGACTACCCCAAGAAGGACATCCTGCTCGAATCGGTCACGATCGAGGAGTAA
- a CDS encoding ORC1-type DNA replication protein codes for MADEDMLSWDESIFRDEHVFEIDYVPEVFDHRDTQLETLTHALRPATRGARPLNVLATGPPGTGKTTAIQKVFGELDAQPGVRAVRVNCQVDSTRYAVFSRIFRALFDYEPPASGISFKKLFGQIAEKLTEEETVLVVALDDVNYLFYENEASETLYSLLRAHEAHPGTKIGVILISSDLDLDIIEGLDSRVQSVFRPEEAYFPVYDTSEIVDILSNRIEVGFRPDVVPPDVLDEVAARTAETGDLRVGIDLLRRAGLNAEGRASKTIEHRDIEQTFDTARHVHLERHLEGLSDPERTLLTVIAETDAEQAGAVYETFHEETDLGYTRYTEIVNKLDDLGLIEAEYESLEGRGRSRSLRLAYDPEAVLNRLS; via the coding sequence ATGGCTGACGAGGACATGCTCTCCTGGGACGAGTCGATCTTCCGGGACGAGCACGTCTTCGAGATCGATTACGTCCCGGAAGTTTTCGACCACCGGGACACGCAACTGGAGACGTTGACCCACGCCCTGCGACCAGCGACGCGGGGAGCGAGACCGCTCAACGTCCTCGCCACCGGTCCACCGGGGACAGGCAAGACGACGGCGATCCAGAAAGTCTTCGGCGAACTCGACGCCCAGCCGGGGGTACGGGCGGTCCGGGTGAACTGTCAGGTGGATTCGACCCGGTATGCGGTCTTCTCCCGGATCTTCCGGGCGCTTTTCGACTACGAACCGCCGGCCTCGGGCATCTCCTTCAAGAAACTCTTCGGCCAGATCGCCGAGAAGCTCACCGAGGAAGAGACCGTCCTGGTGGTGGCCCTCGACGACGTGAACTACCTCTTCTACGAGAACGAGGCCTCCGAGACCCTCTACTCGCTGTTGCGTGCCCACGAGGCCCACCCGGGGACGAAGATCGGGGTCATCCTGATCTCCTCGGACCTGGATCTGGACATCATCGAGGGCCTCGACAGTCGGGTGCAGAGCGTGTTTCGCCCGGAAGAGGCGTACTTCCCGGTGTATGACACCTCGGAGATCGTCGACATCCTCTCGAACCGTATCGAGGTCGGGTTCCGGCCCGACGTCGTCCCGCCGGACGTACTGGACGAGGTGGCCGCACGGACCGCCGAAACCGGCGATCTCCGGGTGGGCATCGATCTGCTCAGACGGGCCGGGCTCAACGCGGAGGGCCGGGCCAGCAAGACGATCGAACATCGAGACATCGAGCAGACCTTCGACACCGCCCGTCACGTTCACCTCGAACGGCATCTGGAGGGGCTCTCGGACCCGGAACGCACCCTCCTCACGGTCATCGCCGAGACCGACGCCGAGCAGGCCGGGGCCGTCTACGAGACGTTCCACGAGGAGACGGACCTGGGGTACACTCGGTACACCGAGATCGTCAACAAACTCGACGATCTGGGACTCATCGAGGCCGAGTACGAATCCCTGGAGGGCCGGGGCCGCTCCCGGTCGCTGCGCCTGGCTTACGACCCGGAGGCGGTGCTGAATCGACTGAGCTAA
- a CDS encoding sodium-dependent transporter — MAMIGAMVGAGNIWRMPYTTGMNGGGAFLLAYIILLYVIAIPGLMAETMIGRYTGKGVIGTFKQIFDDKTLRGLGFVVVIVNFALMTYYLPLVGEILYYAVHSVLFTFMDSAFQPEVFWDSFINSPALTVGTHTAVAIGVAAVLSLGIKDGVERMAKYMIPLMAIALVAVAIRGVTLPGGMEGLSFAFNPDWNYFLRGETWVAALGQALFSTGLGWGVALTFGSYLRKHDDVPLGGALFTAVGNTSIGLLAIFAVFPVVFAFGLEPTAGTSLAFISLVEVFPQMPGGGLWAIVFFLGFFFAAFTSAFALTEPIVTTLDEELGFSRSQTVVGVVGLIWLLGVPSALSQNFLGTMDYMFGNFGLPIATLAVISLVGWKFKPERGRVLDLNRNADIHIGQWWNPIVRFVIPAVMLFIMAYGAVTSLGTENETLMFGGLALMAIILATSLGLAQALNMQTEDERPAVSGGD, encoded by the coding sequence ATGGCGATGATTGGGGCAATGGTCGGTGCCGGCAACATCTGGCGAATGCCCTATACGACCGGGATGAACGGCGGCGGCGCGTTCCTGCTCGCCTACATCATCCTGCTGTATGTCATCGCCATCCCGGGACTGATGGCCGAGACGATGATCGGTCGGTACACGGGGAAAGGCGTCATCGGGACGTTCAAACAGATCTTCGACGACAAGACCCTGCGCGGGCTCGGGTTCGTGGTGGTCATCGTGAACTTCGCGCTGATGACCTACTACCTGCCGCTCGTGGGCGAGATCCTGTACTACGCGGTCCACTCGGTGCTTTTCACCTTCATGGATTCCGCGTTCCAGCCCGAGGTCTTCTGGGATAGCTTCATCAACTCGCCCGCGCTGACCGTCGGGACCCACACCGCGGTGGCCATCGGCGTGGCCGCCGTCCTCTCCCTGGGGATCAAGGACGGGGTCGAGCGGATGGCGAAGTACATGATCCCGCTGATGGCGATCGCGCTGGTCGCGGTCGCCATCCGCGGCGTGACCCTTCCCGGCGGCATGGAGGGCCTTTCCTTTGCCTTCAACCCCGACTGGAACTACTTCCTGCGCGGGGAGACCTGGGTCGCGGCCCTTGGGCAGGCGCTTTTCTCCACCGGCCTCGGCTGGGGGGTCGCCCTGACCTTCGGGAGCTACCTCCGCAAGCACGACGACGTGCCCCTCGGCGGTGCACTGTTCACGGCCGTCGGGAACACCAGCATCGGCCTGCTCGCGATCTTCGCAGTCTTCCCGGTGGTCTTTGCCTTCGGGCTTGAGCCCACCGCGGGGACGAGTCTGGCCTTCATCTCGCTGGTCGAGGTCTTCCCGCAGATGCCGGGTGGCGGCCTCTGGGCGATCGTGTTCTTCCTCGGCTTCTTCTTCGCCGCGTTCACGTCCGCGTTCGCGCTGACCGAACCAATCGTGACCACGCTCGACGAAGAACTGGGCTTCTCCCGGAGTCAGACCGTCGTGGGAGTCGTCGGCCTGATCTGGCTTTTGGGCGTGCCGAGCGCGCTCTCCCAGAACTTCCTGGGAACGATGGACTACATGTTCGGGAACTTCGGCCTGCCGATCGCCACGCTGGCGGTCATCTCGCTTGTCGGCTGGAAGTTCAAACCCGAGCGGGGTCGCGTGCTCGATCTGAACCGCAACGCCGACATCCACATCGGCCAGTGGTGGAACCCGATCGTCCGCTTTGTCATTCCGGCCGTGATGCTGTTCATCATGGCCTACGGCGCGGTGACGAGTCTGGGAACCGAGAACGAGACGCTCATGTTCGGCGGCCTCGCGCTCATGGCGATCATCCTCGCTACGAGTCTCGGACTGGCCCAGGCACTGAACATGCAGACAGAGGACGAACGGCCGGCCGTTTCGGGAGGTGACTGA